The Danio aesculapii chromosome 22, fDanAes4.1, whole genome shotgun sequence genomic sequence NNNNNNNNNNNNNNNNNNNNNNNNNNNNNNNNNNNNNNNNNNNNNNNNNNNNNNNNNNNNNNNNNNNNNNNNNNNNNNNNNNNNNNNNNNNNNNNNNNNNNNNNNNNNNNNNNNNNNNNNNNNNNNNNNNNNNNNNNNNNNNNNNNNNNNNNNNNNNNNNNNNNNNNNNNNNNNNNNNNNNNNNNNNNNNNNNNNNNNNNNNNNNNNNNNNNNNNNNNNNNNNNNNNNNNNNNNNNNNNNNNNNNNNNNNNNNNNNNNNNNNNNNNNNNNNNNNNNNNNNNNNNNNNNNNNNNNNNNNNNNNNNNNNNNNNNNNNNNNNNNNNNNNNNNNNNNNNNNNNNNNNNNNNNNNNNNNNNNNNNNNNNNNNNNNNNNNNNNNNNNNNNNNNNNNNNNNNNNNNNNNNNNNNNNNNNNNNNNNNNNNNNNNNNNNNNNNNNNNNNNNNNNNNNNNNNNNNNNNNNNNNNNNNNNNNNNNNNNNNNNNNNNNNNNNNNNNNNNNNNNNNNNNNNNNNNNNNNNNNNNNNNNNNNNNNNNNNNNNNNNNNNNNNNNNNNNNNNNNNNNNNNNNNNNNNNNNNNNNNNNNNNNNNNNNNNNNNNNNNNNNNNNNNNNNNNNNNNNNNNNNNNNNNNNNNNNNNNNNNNNNNNNNNNNNNNNNNNNNNNNNNNNNNNNNNNNNNNNNNNNNNNNNNNNNNNNNNNNNNNNNNNNNNNNNNNNNNNNNNNNNNNNNNNNNNNNNNNNNNNNNNNNNNNNNNNNNNNNNNNNNNNNNNNNNNNNNNNNNNNNNNNNNNNNNNNNNNNNNNNNNNNNNNNNNNNNNNNNNNNNNNNNNNNNNNNNNNNNNNNNNNNNNNNNNNNNNNNNNNNNNNNNNNNNNNNNNNNNNNNNNNNNNNNNNNNNNNNNNNNNNNNNNNNNNNNNNNNNNNNNNNNNNNNNNNNNNNNNNNNNNNNNNNNNNNNNNNNNNNNNNNNNNNNNNNNNNNNNNNNNNNNNNNNNNNNNNNNNNNNNNNNNNNNNNNNNNNNNNNNNNNNNNNNNNNNNNNNNNNNNNNNNNNNNNNNNNNNNNNNNNNNNNNNNNNNNNNNNNNNNNNNNNNNNNNNNNNNNNNNNNNNNNNNNNNNNNNNNNNNNNNNNNNNNNNNNNNNNNNNNNNNNNNNNNNNNNNNNNNNNNNNNNNNNNNNNNNNNNNNNNNNNNNNNNNNNNNNNNNNNNNNNNNNNNNNNNNNNNNNNNNNNNNNNNNNNNNNNNNNNNNNNNNNNNNNNNNNNNNNNNNNNNNNNNNNNNNNNNNNNNNNNNNNNNNNNNNNNNNNNNNNNNNNNNNNNNNNNNNNNNNNNNNNNNNNNNNNNNNNNNNNNNNNNNNNNNNNNNNNNNNNNNNNNNNNNNNNNNNNNNNNNNNNNNNNNNNNNNNNNNNNNNNNNNNNNNNNNNNNNNNNNNNNNNNNNNNNNNNNNNNNNNNNNNNNNNNNNNNNNNNNNNNNNNNNNNNNNNNNNNNNNNNNNNNNNNNNNNNNNNNNNNNNNNNNNNNNNNNNNNNNNNNNNNNNNNNNNNNNNNNNNNNNNNNNNNNNNNNNNNNNNNNNNNNNNNNNNNNNNNNNNNNNNNNNNNNNNNNNNNNNNNNNNNNNNNNNNNNNNNNNNNNNNNNNNNNNNNNNNNNNNNNNNNNNNNNNNNNNNNNNNNNNNNNNNNNNNNNNNNNNNNNNNNNNNNNNNNNNNNNNNNNNNNNNNNNNNNNNNNNNNNNNNNNNNNNNNNNNNNNNNNNNNNNNNNNNNNNNNNNNNNNNNNNNNNNNNNNNNNNNNNNNNNNNNNNNNNNNNNNNNNNNNNNNNNNNNNNNNNNNNNNNNNNNNNNNNNNNNNNNNNNNNNNNNNNNNNNNNNNNNNNNNNNNNNNNNNNNNNNNNNNNNNNNNNNNNNNNNNNNNNNNNNNNNNNNNNNNNNNNNNNNNNNNNNNNNNNNNNNNNNNNNNNNNNNNNNNNNNNNNNNNNNNNNNNNNNNNNNNNNNNNNNNNNNNNNNNNNNNNNNNNNNNNNNNNNNNNNNNNNNNNNNNNNNNNNNNNNNNNNNNNNNNNNNNNNNNNNNNNNNNNNNNNNNNNNNNNNNNNNNNNNNNNNNNNNNNNNNNNNNNNNNNNNNNNNNNNNNNNNNNNNNNNNNNNNNNNNNNNNNNNNNNNNNNNNNNNNNNNNNNNNNNNNNNNNNNNNNNNNNNNNNNNNNNNNNNNNNNNNNNNNNNNNNNNNNNNNNNNNNNNNNNNNNNNNNNNNNNNNNNNNNNNNNNNNNNNNNNNNNNNNNNNNNNNNNNNNNNNNNNNNNNNNNNNNNNNNNNNNNNNNNNNNNNNNNNNNNNNNNNNNNNNNNNNNNNNNNNNNNNNNNNNNNNNNNNNNNNNNNNNNNNNNNNNNNNNNNNNNNNNNNNNNNNNNNNNNNNNNNNNNNNNNNNNNNNNNNNNNNNNNNNNNNNNNNNNNNNNNNNNNNNNNNNNNNNNNNNNNNNNNNNNNNNNNNNNNNNNNNNNNNNNNNNNNNNNNNNNNNNNNNNNNNNNNNNNNNNNNNNNNNNNNNNNNNNNNNNNNNNNNNNNNNNNNNNNNNNNNNNNNNNNNNNNNNNNNNNNNNNNNNNNNNNNNNNNNNNNNNNNNNNNNNNNNNNNNNNNNNNNNNNNNNNNNNNNNNNNNNNNNNNNNNNNNNNNNNNNNNNNNNNNNNNNNNNNNNNNNNNNNNNNNNNNNNNNNNNNNNNNNNNNNNNNNNNNNNNNNNNNNNNNNNNNNNNNNNNNNNNNNNNNNNNNNNNNNNNNNNNNNNNNNNNNNNNNNNNNNNNNNNNNNNNNNNNNNNNNNNNNNNNNNNNNNNNNNNNNNNNNNNNNNNNNNNNNNNNNNNNNNNNNNNNNNNNNNNNNNNNNNNNNNNNNNNNNNNNNNNNNNNNNNNNNNNNNNNNNNNNNNNNNNNNNNNNNNNNNNNNNNNNNNNNNNNNNNNNNNNNNNNNNNNNNNNNNNNNNNNNNNNNNNNNNNNNNNNNNNNNNNNNNNNNNNNNNNNNNNNNNNNNNNNNNNNNNNNNNNNNNNNNNNNNNNNNNNNNNNNNNNNNNNNNNNNNNNNNNNNNNNNNNNNNNNNNNNNNNNNNNNNNNNNNNNNNNNNNNNNNNNNNNNNNNNNNNNNNNNNNNNNNNNNNNNNNNNNNNNNNNNNNNNNNNNNNNNNNNNNNNNNNNNNNNNNNNNNNNNNNNNNNNNNNNNNNNNNNNNNNNNNNNNNNNNNNNNNNNNNNNNNNNNNNNNNNNNNNNNNNNNNNNNNNNNNNNNNNNNNNNNNNNNNNNNNNNNNNNNNNNNNNNNNNNNNNNNNNNNNNNNNNNNNNNNNNNNNNNNNNNNNNNNNNNNNNNNNNNNNNNNNNNNNNNNNNNNNNNNNNNNNNNNNNNNNNNNNNNNNNNNNNNNNNNNNNNNNNNNNNNNNNNNNNNNNNNNNNNNNNNNNNNNNNNNNNNNNNNNNNNNNNNNNNNNNNNNNNNNNNNNNNNNNNNNNNNNNNNNNNNNNNNNNNNNNNNNNNNNNNNNNNNNNNNNNNNNNNNNNNNNNNNNNNNNNNNNNNNNNNNNNNNNNNNNNNNNNNNNNNNNNNNNNNNNNNNNNNNNNNNNNNNNNNNNNNNNNNNNNNNNNNNNNNNNNNNNNNNNNNNNNNNNNNNNNNNNNNNNNNNNNNNNNNNNNNNNNNNNNNNNNNNNNNNNNNNNNNNNNNNNNNNNNNNNNNNNNNNNNNNNNNNNNNNNNNNNNNNNNNNNNNNNNNNNNNNNNNNNNNNNNNNNNNNNNNNNNNNNNNNNNNNNNNNNNNNNNNNNNNNNNNNNNNNNNNNNNNNNNNNNNNNNNNNNNNNNNNNNNNNNNNNNNNNNNNNNNNNNNNNNNNNNNNNNNNNNNNNNNNNNNNNNNNNNNNNNNNNNNNNNNNNNNNNNNNNNNNNNNNNNNNNNNNNNNNNNNNNNNNNNNNNNNNNNNNNNNNNNNNNNNNNNNNNNNNNNNNNNNNNNNNNNNNNNNNNNNNNNNNNNNNNNNNNNNNNNNNNNNNNNNNNNNNNNNNNNNNNNNNNNNNNNNNNNNNNNNNNNNNNNNNNNNNNNNNNNNNNNNNNNNNNNNNNNNNNNNNNNNNNNNNNNNNNNNNNNNNNNNNNNNNNNNNNNNNNNNNNNNNNNNNNNNNNNNNNNNNNNNNNNNNNNNNNNNNNNNNNNNNNNNNNNNNNNNNNNNNNNNNNNNNNNNNNNNNNNNNNNNNNNNNNNNNNNNNNNNNNNNNNNNNNNNNNNNNNNNNNNNNNNNNNNNNNNNNNNNNNNNNNNNNNNNNNNNNNNNNNNNNNNNNNNNNNNNNNNNNNNNNNNNNNNNNNNNNNNNNNNNNNNNNNNNNNNNNNNNNNNNNNNNNNNNNNNNNNNNNNNNNNNNNNNNNNNNNNNNNNNNNNNNNNNNNNNNNNNNNNNNNNNNNNNNNNNNNNNNNNNNNNNNNNNNNNNNNNNNNNNNNNNNNNNNNNNNNNNNNNNNNNNNNNNNNNNNNNNNNNNNNNNNNNNNNNNNNNNNNNNNNNNNNNNNNNNNNNNNNNNNNNNNNNNNNNNNNNNNNNNNNNNNNNNNNNNNNNNNNNNNNNNNNNNNNNNNNNNNNNNNNNNNNNNNNNNNNNNNNNNNNNNNNNNNNNNNNNNNNNNNNNNNNNNNNNNNNNNNNNNNNNNNNNNNNNNNNNNNNNNNNNNNNNNNNNNNNNNNNNNNNNNNNNNNNNNNNNNNNNNNNNNNNNNNNNNNNNNNNNNNNNNNNNNNNNNNNNNNNNNNNNNNNNNNNNNNNNNNNNNNNNNNNNNNNNNNNNNNNNNNNNNNNNNNNNNNNNNNNNNNNNNNNNNNNNNNNNNNNNNNNNNNNNNNNNNNNNNNNNNNNNNNNNNNNNNNNNNNNNNNNNNNNNNNNNNNNNNNNNNNNNNNNNNNNNNNNNNNNNNNNNNNNNNNNNNNNNNNNNNNNNNNNNNNNNNNNNNNNNNNNNNNNNNNNNNNNNNNNNNNNNNNNNNNNNNNNNNNNNNNNNNNNNNNNNNNNNNNNNNNNNNNNNNNNNNNNNNNNNNNNNNNNNNNNNNNNNNNNNNNNNNNNNNNNNNNNNNNNNNNNNNNNNNNNNNNNNNNNNNNNNNNNNNNNNNNNNNNNNNNNNNNNNNNNNNNNNNNNNNNNNNNNNNNNNNNNNNNNNNNNNNNNNNNNNNNNNNNNNNNNNNNNNNNNNNNNNNNNNNNNNNNNNNNNNNNNNNNNNNNNNNNNNNNNNNNNNNNNNNNNNNNNNNNNNNNNNNNNNNNNNNNNNNNNNNNNNNNNNNNNNNNNNNNNNNNNNNNNNNNNNNNNNNNNNNNNNNNNNNNNNNNNNNNNNNNNNNNNNNNNNNNNNNNNNNNNNNNNNNNNNNNNNNNNNNNNNNNNNNNNNNNNNNNNNNNNNNNNNNNNNNNNNNNNNNNNNNNNNNNNNNNNNNNNNNNNNNNNNNNNNNNNNNNNNNNNNNNNNNNNNNNNNNNNNNNNNNNNNNNNNNNNNNNNNNNNNNNNNNNNNNNNNNNNNNNNNNNNNNNNNNNNNNNNNNNNNNNNNNNNNNNNNNNNNNNNNNNNNNNNNNNNNNNNNNNNNNNNNNNNNNNNNNNNNNNNNNNNNNNNNNNNNNNNNNNNNNNNNNNNNNNNNNNNNNNNNNNNNNNNNNNNNNNNNNNNNNNNNNNNNNNNNNNNNNNNNNNNNNNNNNNNNNNNNNNNNNNNNNNNNNNNNNNNNNNNNNNNNNNNNNNNNNNNNNNNNNNNNNNNNNNNNNNNNNNNNNNNNNNNNNNNNNNNNNNNNNNNNNNNNNNNNNNNNNNNNNNNNNNNNNNNNNNNNNNNNNNNNNNNNNNNNNNNNNNNNNNNNNNNNNNNNNNNNNNNNNNNNNNNNNNNNNNNNNNNNNNNNNNNNNNNNNNNNNNNNNNNNNNNNNNNNNNNNNNNNNNNNNNNNNNNNNNNNNNNNNNNNNNNNNNNNNNNNNNNNNNNNNNNNNNNNNNNNNNNNNNNNNNNNNNNNNNNNNNNNNNNNNNNNNNNNNNNNNNNNNNNNNNNNNNNNNNNNNNNNNNNNNNNNNNNNNNNNNNNNNNNNNNNNNNNNNNNNNNNNNNNNNNNNNNNNNNNNNNNNNNNNNNNNNNNNNNNNNNNNNNNNNNNNNNNNNNNNNNNNNNNNNNNNNNNNNNNNNNNNNNNNNNNNNNNNNNNNNNNNNNNNNNNNNNNNNNNNNNNNNNNNNNNNNNNNNNNNNNNNNNNNNNNNNNNNNNNNNNNNNNNNNNNNNNNNNNNNNNNNNNNNNNNNNNNNNNNNNNNNNNNNNNNNNNNNNNNNNNNNNNNNNNNNNNNNNNNNNNNNNNNNNNNNNNNNNNNNNNNNNNNNNNNNNNNNNNNNNNNNNNNNNNNNNNNNNNNNNNNNNNNNNNNNNNNNNNNNNNNNNNNNNNNNNNNNNNNNNNNNNNNNNNNNNNNNNNNNNNNNNNNNNNNNNNNNNNNNNNNNNNNNNNNNNNNNNNNNNNNNNNNNNNNNNNNNNNNNNNNNNNNNNNNNNNNNNNNNNNNNNNNNNNNNNNNNNNNNNNNNNNNNNNNNNNNNNNNNNNNNNNNNNNNNNNNNNNNNNNNNNNNNNNNNNNNNNNNNNNNNAATCCCAGTGTTTCCACAGTGTGACCAGGAAGAGCGCCAGGGCGAGGGTGGCACCGACCCGCGCCCGCGTCTTCATGAGCGGCGTAATGAAGTTGGCCATGGTGGAGACGAACACCAGCAGCACCGCCATCAGCGCCAGGATCACGTTGATGAGTTTTCCCAGTAGCGCACGGGCGTTTGCGTTCTCCACACCCTCCAGCTGCACCAcctgctgctgttgctgctgcaGCTCCAGCTTGGTGATGCGGGTGAGGCAGGACTCTACCGcctcctgtacacacacacacacacagccagtgTTAACACATTACTGAAGATCAttattgaatgcttgattctgatttgcTGATGAGCAGTCTAAAGTGTGCTGTCAtgttcagataaatgcacagctaaagtagttccggcacgTTTTTGAgtgcttacatttacatttagtcagcttacaattgaggaggcattcagtgattcaacaagaagaggcaatacacacaagaaatgcTAATTATCAAAAGGAACTGTCAGTGCACATATAATTAAGTGCTGGAGTAAGGAGGGGGAGTTTTTTTATAAGAGCGTTTCTACGTGTGGTTTGTCaatcccactcacctgtgtgaggcacactcagaattgtataatgttttgaggttgtcgtGTAGTGAGGTTggggcatacctgccaacactcccgttttttcccgggagtctcccatatttcagacccatctcccgttttgttctgtctcccggaaaactcctggaattaacccccatcccccccccccccccccctcctcagctttttggtacagtctataacaccccCGGATCGCCGACATTGGTGTAATGTCTGATTGCAGCAGGAGGCTACCTGTGAAACCTGGTGCATAACCAGCTCTGCCTCGCTTCAATGCCACCCCCCCAGGGGTCCTGGTTTTGTTCACAGGGGTTCAGGGGCACTCGGAAGAGATGATGAGGTGTTTAGTTGtggtttgaaggataccagtgtatccgCAACCCgtgtgggaatgggaagatcattccatcACCAGGGAACAgggaatgaaaaggttttggaaagtgacttatagcaTTAAGGCCAGAACACACCAAGCTAACACCAATTCTCGCATTGGCTCACATCGGGTgctgtctggaccaaaaagctgtccGTGAAACACACCAAACGGATAAGAGCTGactaagggcctactcacactatgctatccgaaccgtgcctaGGCCTGTTTCcgggatcgtttgagaagtgtgagtgctctgattcgggctcaggcatggttcacttggctggccctggcccggttggaagaggtgtgccagagcccggttcacttgggcttttctgtgtgagtgcaaaacgtgccaaagcccgaaactgaaagcgagacgtgacttttaagggactgtttaatatgtgtttattaatcattcttactgttcaatgaacccaaactgttgtagtttattaaagactcaaacccctcactgcacgaaagctccgcaccttcagcaaacgtcctaatacctgcagcaccaggactttatgattgtttatgagcgtcaaaagtggctgatctgttcagtgaaatatttgactgcgtgtcgctgcatatcaaatgacttaaacaaCGATATAattaaagaaatctccactgtgctgagcgagagcgcttttgaccagcgcatcatcgatgacgtaagcgtgcccaggcccgaatgtaatgtgagtgcaggccttctgaggagacgggaggggggacaagcgtgctttggcctggctcaaggcaactgtacatagtgtgagtatgccgTAAAACAAGAGCCGCGTCCTGCGCCTCCGTGGGAGGATGTGTGTTTTCACATCCCAGAGGGGTTTTCTCATTCAAAATGGGAAACTATTTTTCTTTAAACTCTATAAGCTAGAAACTtagaattattcattaattaatagtTCAACAGCCTGTCgtcaattattccttacataaTCAGATGAGTAAAGATAAGGCAACTCTGCCTTGTTGTGCTTGACTAGAAACTTAGACTGAACTCAAAGCACTCCGACTCTCCTGACTGGGCAAGAGTCCAGCTGAGAGTGTGGAGTTGCTGGAAGGATACTGTAAATCTGACACTGAATGGAGTctgtatattgaccttattcttcacacaCGAGCAGCCACAGCCATTGGAACCTTATTGAATCAAGATTTCTGGTCTCATTCCcctccattgatttttagatatAAAAACGGGTTTGTTATGCcacttgatgttgcaaactggtattttgtaattatattatttttattttttatatatagtcaTAAACACCATTTATTACTCCTCCTTTTTGAAAGTCCTTCATGTCtctcataggcaactgaatcagaagtggTAAAATAATGTCAGAAAAGAGcttccacattgcagaataaggaCAATAGGCTTTCTCtgatgctgattggtcagatccTTTATCGAAACTTTCTTTCCTCCCAAACTTTGTGAAATTACTCCTTCATTTTTACACTCCTAAACAACATTAAGGGGTTAGTGCATTGTGAAGCCCTCCTGAAGTACCTGTTTTGTGTTTGGACAGTGTACTCAAGACTTCCCCCATTTCTGACTGTAGTTTCTCCAGGTTGGGAATGCTGCTCATTTACTCACCTGGATGTCTCTCGCTCTTTCGTAGGACTGGTACGCCACTTTCTCCTCCATGCTGGCCAGCTCCTGCTTCAGATTGCTCATCTCGTTCTGGTGGAGCTCTGTCAGGTCATTCAGCTGCTCCTCCAGCCGCTCGTATCTGAATTAACAAGAGAAATGAAAACATCAGCTTCTGGATCTGCTGCAGGTGGTGTGGGATTACCTATACCGCTGCTCCTGCAGGCACTGGCTCATGTACCTGTGGTTTTTTTAGAACCAtattatagtaaagtacttgaattaatctgttgtggtgattctacagttgctatggtaacacaacaactacacaaATTAATCtggtgtggtgattctacagttgctatggtaacacaacaactacacaaatgaatctgttgtgattctatagttgctatggcaacaacaaTTATAGTAGTTAATCTGCTGGGGtgattgttgctatggtaacaacaactacacaAATTAATCTatcgtggtgattctacagttgctatggtaacacaacaactatactaattaatcagttgtggtgattatacagtcgctatagtaacacaacaactatactaattaatctgtcgtggtgattctacagttgctatggtaacacaacaactatactaattaatctgttgtggcgattctacagttgctatggtaacacaacaaatatactaattaatctgtcgtggtgattctacagttgttatggtaacacaatatctatattaattaatctgttgtcgtggttctacagttgctatggtaacacaacaactatactaattaatctgttgtggtgattgttgctatggtaatacaaaaACGCTGCTATTTATAAATGAGGATATTTATCTTAGTAAAATGCTCTGATATGTTGTGTACCTGTAGCGCTCCTCCTGCAGGCACTGGGTCATGTAGCTGTAGTCGCTCTGCAGCTGTGCCTTCATGTCATCGATGGCGTCCTCCATGTGCACCTGACCCACCTTGATCTCCTGCAGGCCTTCCAGCAGCGCGTCCCAGGAGGAGGATGAGGtgtggtggtggtgatggtggtggtggtgtccGTCCAGTCGAGGGCTGCCCATGGCCGCTCCCATCCCTGACAAGGCGCCGCCGGCTCCGCCAGAGTTGCTGCCTGCTGCGGATCCAGAGGTGGCGCTGGAGCACTCGTCATCACTGCCGTATTTGGGGCTGGAGACTAGCGTAGCGCTACCGCTCAGAGCTCTGGGTGTCTCCTCCGCGTGTCCGTCCTCCAGAGGGTCCTTCATATGTGCGATGTTGTCGGCGCTTCCGAACTTGTTCCGAATGAGACTAGCGAACTCTCTGGGTTTGGAGACGACGGCGGTGTGTGTGAGCGCCGAGACTCCACCCTTCACTCCCTCCACCACACCTCCTCCAAAACCGCTGATTCCTGCTCGCACATTGGCTCCGACATCCTTCAGCCCCTGCTGCATGTCCCGCAGGACGTCTTTGGGCTGCCGTGCTGGACCGTTCTGCAGAATTGAGAACACATGTTGTTATACcctgataaaacaaaatgaaaaaagggATGCATCCAAATTTGACCCCTGTAACATGGGCatactcctggagggccggtgtcctgcagagttttgcacttacactaatcaaacacacctgaacatgctagtCGGTGtattcaagatcactagaaagctttaggcaggtgtgtttgagtaggaTTGGAGCTAAAGTTTGTAGGACAGCAGCTCTCTGAGAtgaagtttgcccatccctgccatATAacctcattcactattccctacattagtccactaatGGAAATAATGTAAACAAGTGAATTGGAGCACTGAGTGCACTGAAGAGATGCTATTTCATTTGTGCTCTGCTGGATGAAAAATTCCTGAAAAATCAACAGAattttgtcatgtttttcagTCAGAGCCTGTGATTCACCatttagcgagctgtctattagtgATAACGTTACGTTAATTAAATGTGAAATGCACACCTATGTAGAAATTCGTTCGGTACACGaactctcacagtgcattatggttTGGTAGCACCCTCAAATAGTGCAGTATTTAGGGTATGGGGTGATTTCGGATACAACTAAGGGGAATGGGCTTAACAAACtcaaggtgcatcccaaatcgcatacttatgcactacacagcattttgtagtataaacagAGTCAGTAGTGCgctcacactgaaaactctaataataataagtgcactttaattacctggatgatgcactttgTGTgtacacttcatgcactcaacagCCACTGCTCTGCTCACATAGCTGAAGGGGCGGAACTAATACTCGGATTACTTGGTGacactttactttgatggtccatttgagtattagtagactgtctgcttaatatctgctgatactgctccttcaacagacatttaagtggtgttttcgggaggagcacgcgcagatgTTTCAGCAATTCAATACGTCAtcgacaatcattctattatccaatcagtattagaccaaacccctataaataccAAAACTGTCCTACCTGCATTATCTCACGACTGTAGCATCCGTCCACCACCCCGCCACCTCACCTCTCAAACATTACCtacccggggggagcgttctggggcccgGCTAGACACTTCGCTGGAACCCCAACTTCTCTCTGTTCCCTGATAAGGGAATAAcacgagttggggtgtcttccccgagctcagatccctctccctggacagcacgccaaatgcACTATATTCTTAAacatctgtaagtgtgaactcgtgaactgactataagaaactttgaaagtacaagtcaacttacactaaccctaaccccagccTATCAGTcgacttataatctaatgagaattagttgcagtgtaacctaaatttaacaaacggaccatcaaaataaagcgtgactgtttactttatttattttggactgagaaagcagtattctcctacaagagtgattatgCCACCTGCCAATGGTGAAGGTGGTTATACTCAGGGCAGGTATTATTTGGCagattggtcatttatttcactaattcgtCAAACGTCATCggggaaacagtttgaatttccgcttagtaaaaaccattagtgttccatttgggacgacactacatacatataccaTGCTGTTGAGTAACACAACTTCGCCTTTTTTccctccatatgcaccagacaccttcttaaaaaccagagatgcccaaactacgGCCTGTGGGC encodes the following:
- the tmcc2 gene encoding transmembrane and coiled-coil domains protein 2, coding for MLDKSEVSTLALPPPVSHGGSDGNISVEAGSEGEIQRTRAALEHLQQKILKITEQIRVEQEARDDNVAEYLKLAHNADKQQASRIKQVFEKKNQKSAQTIAHLHKKLEHYHKKLKETEQNGPARQPKDVLRDMQQGLKDVGANVRAGISGFGGGVVEGVKGGVSALTHTAVVSKPREFASLIRNKFGSADNIAHMKDPLEDGHAEETPRALSGSATLVSSPKYGSDDECSSATSGSAAGSNSGGAGGALSGMGAAMGSPRLDGHHHHHHHHHTSSSSWDALLEGLQEIKVGQVHMEDAIDDMKAQLQSDYSYMTQCLQEERYRYERLEEQLNDLTELHQNEMSNLKQELASMEEKVAYQSYERARDIQEAVESCLTRITKLELQQQQQQVVQLEGVENANARALLGKLINVILALMAVLLVFVSTMANFITPLMKTRARVGATLALALFLVTLWKHWD